Proteins from one Betaproteobacteria bacterium genomic window:
- a CDS encoding methyltransferase domain-containing protein, with translation MPANDPRLALVERFFRGTGDTYDIVVNVATFGIDRLWKRRIARQIPAGAGRILDLACGTGISTMAIARRFPNSRIVGVELREEYLELAREKVRRGDVRNVELVLSRAEDYRSSEPFDCISSSYLAKYADLPLLVRNCREMLKGGGVLLMHDFTLPPSRALRILWRLYFNALQTIGGALLPAWREIYYGLPRLIEETRWLPDLQHALAESGFADMRTQYLTAYGSAIVSARR, from the coding sequence ATGCCGGCAAATGATCCTCGTCTTGCGCTTGTCGAGCGGTTTTTCCGCGGCACGGGCGACACGTATGACATCGTGGTCAACGTCGCAACCTTCGGGATCGATCGGCTTTGGAAGCGGCGCATTGCCCGCCAGATCCCGGCCGGGGCCGGCCGGATTCTCGACCTCGCCTGCGGCACCGGGATCTCCACGATGGCGATCGCGCGGCGCTTCCCGAATAGCCGCATCGTCGGCGTGGAGCTGCGCGAGGAGTACCTGGAGCTCGCGCGCGAAAAGGTACGCCGGGGCGACGTGCGGAACGTGGAACTCGTGCTCTCGCGCGCGGAGGATTACCGCTCGAGCGAGCCTTTCGATTGCATCTCGTCCTCGTACCTTGCCAAGTATGCGGACCTGCCGCTTCTCGTGCGCAACTGCCGCGAAATGCTGAAGGGCGGCGGAGTGCTTCTCATGCACGACTTCACGCTGCCTCCGAGCCGCGCCCTGCGCATCCTCTGGCGCCTTTACTTCAACGCGCTGCAGACGATCGGCGGGGCGCTGCTGCCCGCCTGGCGGGAGATCTACTACGGCTTGCCGCGGCTCATCGAGGAAACACGCTGGCTGCCCGATCTGCAGCACGCGCTCGCCGAGAGCGGCTTCGCCGACATGCGTACGCAGTACCTCACTGCGTACGGCTCGGCGATCGTCTCTGCGCGCCGATGA